TCCTCGGCGCGCTCCTCCTGACGGCGCTCGGCGCGTTCGAGTGGTTTACTGCGACGTTCACCCTCCCCGTTCTCCTGGTCGTCCTCGTCGCCACCCCGTTGCTCCACGTCGGGACCAACGTGATCGCCTATCGGGTGGGGCTGAAAAGTGAGCCGTGGTAGCACCTTTTTACTTCGTCGGGTGCGCTCGCTTCGCTCACGGGTCGCTCCACTCCCCGTTCGCATCGAGGCGCTCCCGTCGGTCGCGCCTCGCTTCGCTCGCACACCCCTCCTCGTAAAAATCTGCACCAAAAACCCCCGCTCACTCTCTTCGGTCGTTCGCGGTGAACCGTGCTCGCTTCGCTCGCACGGACGGTCCCGCCGTCCGCTCCGCACAGCACCGCCCGAGCCCTCGGTCGCTCCGCTCCCTCGCCCTCGATCCACCGAGGGGCCGCAGCCGCACTCCAACCGCACCGCCGAAGCCCTCGCTCACTTCGTTCGCTCGCCCTTCATCCGCCAGGCCCGCACCGCCGCCGCACCACACCCGCAACTGCCGTCTCAGCGCTCGGTCGTCACTTCACAGCCGTCCTCGGTCACGATGATGGTGTGCTCTTTCTGACTCACGAGCGCGCCATCGTCCTCTTTCAGCACCGGGTAGCCGTGAACCACGTTCTGGCGTTCGAGCCGGCGGAGCGCCATCTCGGGACGATCGACGTCGAGCCATCGGGTGGCGAAGGGGAGCGTGCGGAACTCCTCGGTGATCTGATCGAGCGCCTTGCGCGCGTCCCGGTTTCTGACCGACTGTTCGCGGTCGAGCGCGTAGATCTGCTCGTCACCGCCCTCCGAGACCTTCCCGCCACCGTCGGTGGCGAACGGCTCGACGGCGACCACGTCGCCCGCTTCGAGTTCGACGCTCTGGCTCACCGCGCGATTCGGGATGTTCGGCGGGGTGTGCTGGTCCCACCGGCCGAGCCCGTGGCCGGTGAGGTTGACGACGGGGTTGTAGCCGTAGTCGTCGATGACCTCCTCGATCCGTGCACCGATCTCGCCGGTCTCGACACCCGGTTCGACGAGGTCGAGCGCGGCGTCGAGCGCGGCTTCGGGCGCTTCCGCGAGGTCGTCGTGGCCCGAGAGATCGACCGTAATAGCGGTGTCGGCGAGCCAGCCGTCGACATGTACCCCGATGTCGAGGTTGATCATCTCCTCGCCGAACGTGGCGTCGTCGTCGGCGCTCGGCGTGGCGTGGGCGGCCTCCTCGTCGATCGAAATGTTCACTGGAAACGCGGGCTCGCCACCCAGCTCGCGGGTACGCTCCTCGGCCCACTCCGCAACGTCGAGATGGCTCGTGCCGACCTCGACGCGCTCGGCGGCTTCCTCGCGCACTTGAGCGAGGATTTCGCCTGCCTCACGGTGTTTCTCGTACTGCTCCGACGAGAGGTCCACGTCGCTCATGGCTCGACGTTGGACCGAACCACCAAAACGCCTGCCGTTCGGCCTACGACTGCTCTGCCGTACTGGTCTGCATCGCGTCGGTGTTGTACGCGCTGCCCACCCTGCCCTCGTCGTCGAGTACGATGATTCCCGCCCCACCGTCGGTCTCGACCGCCAGCTCGTCGATGGCGTGCTCGGCGGCCGTCTCGGGACTGTCGCCGGCTTCGAGCCGCTCGACCGCCAGCCGCGAGAGCGTCATCCGGGCGATGTCCTCACCGGCCCCAGTCGCGCTCGCGCCGCCCGCGGGCGTCGCGTAAAACCCGCTCCCGACCTGCGGGACGTCACCCACCCGCCCGGCGAGCGCACACCACCGCCCGCCGGTCGAGGTCGCCGCCGCAATTTTCCCATCCTCGACCGCGACCGCACCGACCGTATCCGATCCGCCGAACTGCTCACGAACCCACGCGAGCCGTTCATCGGTATCGCCTTCGTCGGGCGGCGAGAGATCGGCCCACCGCTCGCGTGTCCGCTCGGTCGTGAGATCGGCCTCGGTCTCGACCCCGAACCCCTCGGCCAGCGAGACGGCATGGTCGTCGGCGACGAGCACGTGTGGCGTCTCCGTCATCACCGTGCGGGCGACCGTCGCGGCGTCGCGGACGCCGGGCATCGAGCAGGCTGCCCCCACCTCGCGCTCGTCGGTCATGATCCCCGCGTCGGTTCTGACGACCCCGTCGTCCTGGATCGCCCCGCCGACGCCGGCGTTGAATCGTGGGGCACGTTCGAGCACGCCGATGGCGGCGACGACCGCGGCGGTCGGTGTCGGTTCCCCTGTGCCGGTCGCCGCGGCCTCGTCGAGAACTTCCTGGCGTGACTCGGGATCGTCGGGTGCGCTGCCCGCTCCGCCGTGGACGATGAGCTGCATACGTGCGCCACCGGGGCCGGTCGCATAACCCTCACGAACCGGCGCGGAACGCGGAGAAGCCGGATCGGAGAACGGTAAACCTTTGAGCGCGCCACGCGGATTTGTGATGATATGAGCTACGATCGAGTCGAGGTACCCGACGCGGGCGAGCGCATCGAAGCCGCCGGCAGCGACGAGTTCGACGTTCCCGACGAGCCGATCATCCCGTTCATCCACGGCGACGGCATCGGTCGCGACGTCGCACCCGCCGCCCAGCGAGTGCTGGGAGCCGCTGCCGAGGCCACAGGACGCGAGATCCACTGGATGCGACTCTACGCCGGCGAGGCCGCCCGCGAGCGCTACGACGAGAACCTCCCTGAGGACACCCTGAAGGCGCTCCGGGAGTTCAACGTCGGGATCAAGGGCCCGCTCACGACCCCTGTCGGCGCGGGCTTTCGCAGCCTGAACGTCGCGCTCCGCAAACGCCTCGATCTCTACACCAACGTCCGGCCGACGTTCCACATCGACGGCGTCCCCTCACCGGTATCCGACCCGGGCGCGATGGACATGGTCAACTTCCGGGAGAACACCGAGGACGTGTACGCCGGCATCGAGTGGGAGGCCGGCACCGACGAGGTCGAGCAGGTTCGAGAGTTCGTCGAGGACGAGATGGATTTCGACGAGTCGATCCACGAGGGCGCGGTGGGGATCGGCGTCAAACCCATCACCGAGTTCGGCACCAAACGCCTCGTCCGGAAGGCGATCGACTACGCGCTCGATCACGACCGCGACTCGGTCACGCTCGTTCATAAAGGAAACATCATGAAGTTCACCGAGGGCGCGTTCCGTGACTGGGGCTACGAGGTCGCAGAGGAGGAGTACGGCGACGAGGTCATCACCGAGGACACCCTCTGGGAGGACGAGGACGGTGACGCACCCGAGGACACGCTCGTGGTCAACGACCGGATCGCGGACAACATGCTCCAGCAGATCCTCACTCGCACGAGTGACTACGACGTCCTCGCGATGCCGAACCTCAACGGCGACTACCTCTCGGACTCCGCCGGCGCACAGATCGGCGGGCTCGGGATCGCGCCCGGCGCGAACATCGGCGACGGCCGGATGGTCGCCGAACCCGTCCACGGCTCCGCGCCGAAACACGCCGGCAAGGACAAGGCCAACCCGACCGCACTGATCCTCTCGGGCCGCATCCTGTTCCAGGAGATCGGGTGGAACGACGCCGCCCAGAAGATCTACGACGCCGTCGAGGCCACCATCTCCTCGAAGCAGGTCACCTACGACATCCACCGGCAGATCGAGGGCGGCGAGAAGCTCGCCACCAGCGAGTTCGCCGACGTCATCGTCGACAACATCGAGTAGCTCTCGTCGCTCGACTCACCGGTTCGATTCTCGACGAGCAGCCAGATCGGTGGGAACCGACCCGATCGCAGAGCGGAACTGCTATTGACCGCCCGGCAAGAATTGCGCGCATGATCCCGCCGATCGCCAGTCGGTTCGTCGCGGGCGAGACCCCGGCCGAACTCTTGGAACACGTCAGCCAGCTCGAAGAAAAGGGTGTCAGAACCATCTGCAACCGGCTCGGCGAGCACTACGAGCAGCCCGAGCCGGCACGCGAGGACCGCGACGCCTACTGTGACCTCCTCGCGGACATCGACAACGCGGGGCTCGGGGCGTGTATCTCGGTCAAACCCTCACAGATCGGACTCGGGATCGGCGAGGAGACGTTTCGAGAGAACCTCGGGGCCATCGTCGATCGGGCGGCCACCCACGGAAAGTTCGTCTGGATCGATATGGAGGACCATCCGACGACCGACGCCACGCTCGACGCCTACGCCGATCACGCCACGGAGTACGAGCGGGTCGGGGTCTGCGTCCAGGCGAACCTGAAGCGGACCCCCGAAGACCTCCGCCGGCTGGCGGACCTGCCGGGGAAAGTCCGACTCGTGAAGGGCGCGTACGACGAGCCCGCGGCGATCGCCCACCGAAAGAAGTCGGGGGTCAACGAGGCCTACCGCGACTGTCTCGATCTGATGTTCGAGGAGTTCGACGGCGGGATCGCGGTGGGGAGTCACGATCCCGCGATGATCGAGCACGCAACCCGCCGCCACGAGGAGCTCGGGACGGACTTCGAGATACAGATGCTGATGGGAGTACGCGAGGAGGCCCAGATCGAACTCGCCGAGGAGTACGACGTCTGGCAGTACGCCCCTTACGGCGGGAAGTGGCTGTCGTACTTCTACCGCCGGACGATGGAGCGAAAGGAGAACCTCACGTTCGCGCTCCGGGCGATCGTGGGGCGGTAGCACGGCGGAGCAGCCGAGCAGGGGAAGCGCTCATTACGGTCGGGGGTGACCGTCGAACAAATGGCCTCCTGGAAGCGCGACGCCACGAGTGGGCTGATCGTGCTCGTACCAGTCATCGTCACGCTCTACGTCATCGCGTTCATCTACAACGCCATCGCGACGCTGCCGTTCATCGAAAGTATCCAGCCGGGATGGGTTCGGGTTCCGCTCACGCTGATCCTGTTCGCCCTGTTGGTGTTCGCGATCGGGTATCTGATGCGCACGGCCACGGGACCGCTGGTCGAAGGGGCGATCGACGACGTGATGAACAGTCTTCCGGGGCTCCGGGTGGTGTACAACGCCTCGAAGATGGCGGTCGAGACCGCGGTCACGGGCACCGGCGATCTCCAGGCCCCAGTGAAGCTCGAAACCTGGAACGGAATGCGGATGACGGCGTTCAAAACCGGTAAGCGGACCGAGGACGGCCGCGACGTACTCTTCCTCCCGACCGCTCCCAACATCACCACCGGGTTCGTGATCGAGGTCGAGCCGGACGAGTACACCGAGACCGACGAGCGCGTCGAGGACGCGCTGACCCGGGTCCTGAGCGCGGGGTTCGGCGAGACTGGCGAGGACATCGGCGTGTCGATCAACGTCACCGAAGAGCCGGCAAAAACCGACGACTGACCCGAACAACAAGAGAGTGACGACGCGTCCCTGATGACAGTGAACGTCGTCGTTCGTCCCCTGCGCTCCGCGCCGCTTATGGTAGGGCCCGTTCGACCGAAACACATGACCGATCGCGACCTCATCGACGCGCTTCAGAGAGCTGACGCCGTCGAGTTCGGCGAGTTCGAACTCTCCCACGGCGGCACGAGCGAGTACTACGTCGACAAGTACCGCTTCGAGACCGACCCTCACTGCCTTTCGACGATCGCGGCGGCGTTCGCCGAGCGACTCGACGAGTCGAAACTCGCGGGCGTCGCGCTCGGGGCCGTCCCGCTGGTCGCCGCGACGAGCGTCGAGACCGACACGCCGTACGTGATCGTGCGGAAAGAACAGAAGGAGTACGGCACCGGAAACCGGATCGAGGGCGAGCTGGCCGGCGGGGAGTCGGTCGTCGTTCTCGAAGACATCGCCACCACCGGCAAAAGCGCGCTGTCGGCCGTCCGTGCGCTCCGCGAGGCCGGTGCGAGCGTCGATCAGGTGCTCGTCGTCGTCGACCGCGAGGAGGGCGCGCGCGAAACGCTCGCTGAAGCGGACGTCGACCTCACGTCGCTCGTGACGGCCTCGGCGTTGCTCGACGACGCCTGACCGGCCGGAGCGGACCACAAGCGCTTCAACCGCCGGTCGGTGTGTCGGGATATGGACCTCCCGCCACGGCGGTGGCTCCTTCGGGGTATCCCTGTCTCTTATACACATCTCTGATGGNTCTTCGAGGCGTTGTACACCACCCGGAGCGGTCGAGCAGCCCGCGAACGGATCGACGGTCGTCAGCGTCCAGGGGTTTCACTTTCAGGGCGTCGGTAACGCGAAGAAGCCGGCACGGCTGGCTTCGGCCGGGCCGCGTGCCGCAACCGAGTGGGTCTACGACGGCTCGAAACGGAACGCGCGCTGGTTCTACGACGTCGATCCGCTTTCCAATGGGAACCTGCTGGTGACGTCGACAGTACCGAACGAGACGGTGGTGTTCGAGCTCGATCCAGATAGTCGAGAACGGGTCTGGACCGAACGCTTCGACGCCGAGGACACCCACGACGTCGACCTGATCAACGGCGATCAGCTGCTCGTCGCCAACATGCGCGAGTACAACGGAAGCTCCGGCGTGAGCAACGATCGGCTGTTCGTTTACGACCGAGGCACGGACGAGGTGATCTGGGAGTGGCGATTCAGAGAGCACTATCCGAATTCGACCGACGGCGGTTTTTCCGAAGACTGGTCACACGTCAACGACGTCGACAAGATCGGTGACGGGAAGTATCTCGCCTCGCCGCGGAACTTCGACCAGACGATCGTGATCGACCGCTCGACCGGGAATATCACGATGCGGCTCGGACAGGATGGGGAGTTGGGAACGCTGTTCGAACAGCACAACCCCGACTACCTCGAAAGCGAGAACGGCACCCCCACGATCCTCGTGGCCGACAGCGAGAACGATCGGATCGTGGAGTACGCCCGCGTCGACAGTCCCGGCAACGACACCGGGTGGAAACGGACGTGGGAGCTGTCGGGCGGGTTCAACTGGCCGCGCGACGCCGATCGACTTCCCAACGGTAACACGCTCGTGACGGATTCGCTCAACCACCGGGTGGTCGAGGTCACGCCCACGGGCGAGGTCGTCTGGGAGTACAGCGCGCCGTGGGCTCCCTACGACGCGGAACGGCTCAGTGCGGCCGAGACGGGCAGAGCGGACGGGGCGAACAGGACGGCGGCGACGAACGCAACGAACGCCTCGATCGGCGGTTCGCACGGACCGACAATGGGCGACCAGAACGTCACCGGAAGCTACGAACTCTCGGGCGGTGCAACGGGGGAGCCAGCGGACGGCGAACGGTTCTCGACGTGGGTCGCGTCGGTGGCCGCGGGGACGCCGGTGGCCGAGGAGATCGGATCGATCGCCGAACGGTACGCCCACGTCACGCCCTTTTTCCGGCCGGTGTGGCTGTCGAGCTGGGCGTTCGCCGCCCTCCTCGGTGCGGTGCTCGTCGCGCTTCCGTGGACGCTCGGCGAGGGGCTCTATCACCGCGAGCGCATCCGCCGCACGGTCGCTCGCGCCCGCTCGCGGCTGTTGCAGTGAGCGTGGCTGGGCGGGCGGGGCGCACACCACCGGAGACCTCTTGAATCCGTGTCGCCTATCAACTGTCGATGTCGAACCTCGAACTCTACGAGCTGGAGGGCTGTCCGTACTGCGCGAAGGTGAAAGACAAACTCGCCGACCTCGACCTCGACTACGACTCGCACATGGTGCCGAGCTCCCACAGCGAGCGCACCGAAGTCGAGGAGGTCAGCGGTCAGACCGGTGTCCCTGTCTTGGTTGACCCCGAGCACGGCGTCGACGGAATGTCGGAATCCGACGACATCGTGAACTATCTCGACGAGACCTACGGCCAGAGCGCGGCGTAGACCGTCCACTTCGGTTTTTAATCGTTCGCTGTCGTATCATCGATAGCGGCGCAGCTACGGACCTGGCGTCCCGACGAACAGAGTGAGTCGGGGCTCGGGAGAGCGTTGCTCTCCCGGTGGATGAAGGGCGAGCGTCGGGCGGTGCGAACGGAGTGAGCACCGCCGAACGCACGAACGGGGAGGAACGACCCGTGAGCGACCGCAGGGGAGCGAGGGCTTCGGCGGTGTTGTGCGGTTGCGGAGAGCGCCAGCAACCCTACCGCGAGCGAACGAAGTGAGCGAGCGGGTGTTTTTGATGACCGTTTTTGCAAGGGGTTGAGCGCGCGAGCGGAGCGAGCGTGCGATCCCCCGCAGTAAAAACGTTCAGATGTAGGTGAACCACTCGTCGTGGTCGTCGGTACGGCGCTCGACCACTTCGAAGAAGCGCGACTGGAGCTCCTCGGTGACGGGACCGCGCTCGCCAGCGCCGATCGTGACGTCGTCGACGGTCTTGATGGGGGTGACTTCGGCCGCCGAGCCGGTGAAGAAGAGCTCGTCGGCGGTGTAGAGCTCGCCGCGGCTGATCGCCGAGTCCTCGTGGACCTCGTAGCCCGCCTCCTCGGCGAGTTCGATCACGGTCTGGCGGGTAATGCCGTCAAGGATGGATTCGGCGAGGCCTGGCGTGTAGATCGTGTCGTCACGCACGAGAAAGAGGTTCTCGCCGGGACCCTCGGCGACGTTGCCCTCCTTGTTCAGTACGATGGCCTCGACGTAGCCGTTTCGTCGGGCCTCCTCGCCGGCGAGCATCGAATTCACGTACAGACCCGTGGTTTTGGCGTTCGTCGGGATCTGACTGGAGGCGTGTTTGCGCCAGGAGGACACCATCACGTCGACGCCGTTTTCGAGCGCATCCTCGCCGAGATACGTGCCCCACGGCCAGCACGCGATCGCGACCTGGGTGGGACAGTCTTGTGGGCTCACTCCCAGACTGTTGTAGCCGTAAAAGGCGATCGGACGGATGTAACACGACTGGAGGTCCTGGCGCTCGATGAGTTCGTGGGTAGCGTCGGTGAGCTCCTCCGGAGAGAACTCGATATCCATGTCGTACGGCTTCGCGGAGTCGTAGAACCGATCGAGATGCTCGTCCCACCGGAAGATCGCCGGCCCGCGCTCGGTGTCGTAACACCGGATACCCTCGAACACGCCCGAGCCGTAGTGGAGACCGTGGGTCAGCACGTGGATCTGGGCGTCGTCCCAGTCGACGAACTCGCCGTCCATCCAGATCGTGTCGACGTCCATGTCGTCGAAGCCACTCATACCCACAGAATCGATCGGCCACGTCTTAAAACCACGAGTGACGGTTCGGGCAACGCTTGCCGGCCCACACGCACCAAAAATTCCCTACAGTAATTCAATCGAGCGTCTTAATTACCTCCGAGAATTACTTGGTGGCGATGAGTGATTTCGCACCGCTCGAGTATGCGGACATCGACCCGTCGCGGCGGCCGAGCCTCGCCGAGGCGCTCGTGCCGGTCGGCGCGGTCGTTCTCGCCCTCGGGATCGGGTCGGGCTATCTCGGACTCGCACCACACGGACCGCTGCTCTGGGCCATCGCCTTTACGGGGCTGTTCGCCCGGTATCGGCTGGGCTACGACTGGGACGGCGTCTACGACGCCGCCGCGAGCGGCCTCCGGATGGGGCTGCAAGCGATCTTGATCCTGTTCGTGATCTACGGGCTCATCGCGACGTGGACGAGCGCCGGGACCATCCCCGGATTGATGTACTACGGACTCGGCCTGCTCTCGCCGACGATCTTTCTTCCTGTCGCAGCGGTCCTCGCCGCGATCGTGGCGTTCGCCGTCGGCTCCTCGTGGACCACTGTAGGAACGCTCGGGGTAGCCTTCCTCGGAATCGGTGAAGGGCTCGGTGTCCCCGCACCGATGACCGCGGGGGCGATCGTCTCCGGCGCATACGCTGGCGACAAGCAGAGCCCGCTTTCGGATACGACGAACCTCGCGGCCGCGGTCACCGACACCGACCTCTACGATCACATCACCGCGATGCGACTCGGCACGCTCGTCGCATTCGGCCTCTCGGTGCTCGCGTACGCTGCACTCGGCGTGGTCGCCGTCACGGGCGCGGGGGCGGACGTCGCCGCGATCAGCGATCCGCTCGCCGCGACGTACGCGCTCGGCCCGCTCGTCTTCCTCCCACTACTGGTCACGTTCGGACTCGCGATCGCCGGCTATCCGGCGCTCCCGGCGCTCGTCGCGGGTGTCTTCGCCGGCGCGCTCACCACGATCTTCACCCAGGGCGCGTCGTTCACCCGCGCGTGGGAGGTGTTCCTGAACGGCACCGCCCCGGAGACGGGCAGCGAGGTCGTGAACGGCCTGCTCGCGACCGGCGGGATCGCCGGCTCGGCGTGGACCATCGCGGTCGTCGTCGCCGCGCTCTCGCTCGGCGGGCTACTCGAACGCACGGGGATTCTCGCGACGCTCGCCCATCACCTCGCGGCGGCGATCCGGTCGCCAGGCTCACTGGTCGCGGGCACCGGTGTCGCCGCGATGGCGACCAACGCGTTCTCGGCCCAGCAGTACATGAGCATCGTCGTCCCAGGAATGAGCCTCCGGAGTCTCTACGACGAGTACGACCTCGAAACCACCGACCTCTCGCGTGCGGTCGAGGCCGCCGGCACGCCCTCGGGGCCGCTCTTCCCGTGGCACGCCGGTGCGGTCTACATGGCGGGCGTGCTCGGCTTCGCGACCTCGTGGACGTTCGTCCCGTACTACTTCTTCGGCTTCCTCTCGCCGCTCGCACTGTTCGTGATGGCGTACACGGGCCACGGCGTGACTCGGTCGACCGCGCAATCCGACGCCGCAGCGCCCGCGGACGACTAGTCCTTCCAAGCACTCGACTCGTAGTTGTTGCCGGGCTGGGTATCATCGAGCGTGATCGGGATTACTCGTTCGCCGTGGGCGCGTGCTCCGGCTGAAGGAACAGTACGTTGACGCGACCAACGGCATCGAAATCGCGGAGCTGATAGACGAGCTCGCGAACCCGTGGCGCCGGCCCCTGGCAGAAAACCGTTTCGAGGCACCACTCGCCGTGATGCATGTGGTGGGTCGTTTCGATGACCGACTCGAACTCGTGCTGGATCGTATGGAGTTCGCCGATGACGAGAGTGTGTTCGTAATCGAAGGCGAGTGCGGCGACGACAGTTCCCTCCAACCCTTCGAGACCGGTGTGGCGCTCGATATACTCCTGCATCGCCTCACGAACGGCGCGAGAGCGCGATTCCAGCTCTTCGTTCTGCCACGTCTCGTCGAACGCGTCGAGAACCTCCCCCGGAACGTTGAGGCTCGTTCGCATCGGCGACCGTTTGGGTGGCGTCGGATATGAACCCCGTTATTACGAACCCGCCGGCTCGACCATAACAACCCCTATCAACCGGTGTTCCACAGGTGGTCGTATGGCAAACGGGGTGGTGGGACTCGCGCTCGGGGCGAGCGCGCTCGGCCTGGTTCACGGGCTTGCGCCGGGTCACGGCTGGGCGATCGCCGCGAGCTATGCGCTCGACAAGCCGAACAAGTGGTTCTACGGCGCGGCGTCGAGTCTCATCCTCGGCGTCGGCCACCTCGTCAGCAGCATCGCGATGGTGCTGCTCTACTTCTTCGCGCTCTCGTACTTCGATCTGACGCAGATCGGGTGGATGAACTACGTTGCGGGCGCGATGTTGATCGGGCTCGGAATCTGGCAGTATTTCAACGGTCACGACCACACCACCGAGGAACACGACGATTCCGACGAGGATCATCACGAGCACGAACACGGCCACACTCACGACCACGAGCACAATCACGCTGACACCGAAGATTCTGGCTGGATCGTTCGGCTCCGTGGAGTGCTGCCGTTCGTTGGCGACTCGGGCCACTCACATTCACATGACCCTGCCGAGGAGGGAGCGGATCGCGGGCTCTACGGGATGGCGGCGCTCGCGTTCGCGCTCGGGTTCGCCCACAACGAGGAGTTCGACATCATCGCGATCTGTACGGGATCGAGCTACTGCCTCGAACTCATGCTCCTCTACGCGATTTCGGTCATCGTCTCGCTCGTCGGGATCACCCTCCTCCTCGTGGCGGGTTACGAGCGCTACGAGGAGCGTCTCGAACGCTACACCGAGTACCTGCCGGCGGTCACGGCGGCGATCCTCGTCGTGATGGGTATCGGGTTCATCGCCGGGGTGTTCTGACTACCCGAGGCGATCGACGAGCGCACTCCCCTCGACGTAGACAAGGTCGTGCTCCTCGGCGTACGTCTGCGCATCCGTCGGCGCGAGCGCGCCACCCGCATCGTCGAGCATCTCACAGACCACGGCCGCAGGCGCGCGGTCGGCGGCCGCCGCGAGAGCGAGCGCGAGTTCGGTGTGGCCGCGACGGCCGGCGAGGAGGTCGGGCGCACCGCGGAGGAGGTGGACGTGGCCGGGCACGCGAAACGTCGCGGCGAAGTCGGTGTCGTCGGGTGCGGCGGCCGCCCGGCCGAGCGCGGTGATCGTCAGCGCCCGGTCGTCGTCGGTGATCCCCGTGTAGGTGTCACGGTGGTTCGCCGTGAGCGAGAAGGATGACCGATCACCGTAGGCCAGCGCGTCGCCGTCGGCCGCTGGATGATCGACGATCTCCCGCGTGAACGGGAGGTCGAACGCGCTCGCCACGCCATCGGAGAGCGCGACGCAGACGAGGCCGCCGGCGTCGTTCCGGAGTCGGGCGACCGCGTCGGGCGTGACCGCGCCGGCGGGGTAGATCAGGTCGGTCTCGCCCTCGCGGTCGGCAGCGTCGTGGACGAGGACGGGGTCGCCGCGCGCGAACGCCGCGATCGTGCGTTCCGCTGGGTCCGCGGATTCGCTGGATTCGTTGGATTCGGCCGCCTCACCCACTTCGGCAGCATGTTCGGTCGTCCGCGAGGTCACGCTTCACCCTCGATTCGGACGGTCACGCGATCCCCATCGTCGAGCTCGAGCGCCTCACGGAGCTTGTCGGGGGCGATCACTTCGAGCTGGTCCTCGTCGTGGTGGGTGCGCTCGGGCGCGATGACGTGGGCACGGTCGTAGTTCTCGTCCGCTGTCTCGACGGTCGCAGGATAGCAGACGGCGGGGCCGTAGGTGCGGTCGTCGTCCTCCCAGCCATCGATGCCGATCGGATCGATCCCGGCGAGCGCCGTGCGCGACCGGATGCTCTCGTCGGTGAGGTCGACGTTCAACGTGCCGGGATACGGCTCGTAGCCCAGCCGCTCTTCGAACTGTTCGGCGTAGCCGGGCAGCGTGATGTAGTGGCGGCCCTCGCCCATCCCGCCGGTGACGCTCCCTGCGAGTTCGACCGTGAGCCCCTCCTCGAAGATGCGTCGGTAGGCGGCGTACGCCTCGCGGAGATCGCGTTCGCCCGCCGGCGTGATCGCGACCCACTGGCCGTCGTTCACGGTCTCGCGCGTGAGGAAGTCGGCGTCGTCGAGACGCTGGAGCCGGCGCGAGGCGGTCTGGTTCGAGGCGTCGAGGTCGGCCGCGAGGTTCGCACACGAGACCTTGATCTCGCCGTCGAGCGCGCCGCGAAGCGCCAGCAGCTTCAGCGTGGCGAGCTCGTCGTTCCCGACCGCGCGCTCGGTTGCCGTCGACATACACCCGATTCGGGGACCATCCCGCATAAGCGTATCGGACGTGTTACGCATCACGAAATCGTGATGGTGTTCGACTCCAGATCCGTGACGTGATCGATCGATGGAACGGGCGGCGGGTAAACCCGTTGGCTCGGGGTCGTTACGGTCGAACCCAACAGCCCTATGTCGGCCGCCGGGAAACGGCGAGTATGTTCCTCTCGCTTCGCGACGACGTCGCTGCGGCGCTC
The sequence above is a segment of the Halococcus salifodinae DSM 8989 genome. Coding sequences within it:
- the map gene encoding type II methionyl aminopeptidase codes for the protein MSDVDLSSEQYEKHREAGEILAQVREEAAERVEVGTSHLDVAEWAEERTRELGGEPAFPVNISIDEEAAHATPSADDDATFGEEMINLDIGVHVDGWLADTAITVDLSGHDDLAEAPEAALDAALDLVEPGVETGEIGARIEEVIDDYGYNPVVNLTGHGLGRWDQHTPPNIPNRAVSQSVELEAGDVVAVEPFATDGGGKVSEGGDEQIYALDREQSVRNRDARKALDQITEEFRTLPFATRWLDVDRPEMALRRLERQNVVHGYPVLKEDDGALVSQKEHTIIVTEDGCEVTTER
- a CDS encoding isoaspartyl peptidase/L-asparaginase gives rise to the protein MQLIVHGGAGSAPDDPESRQEVLDEAAATGTGEPTPTAAVVAAIGVLERAPRFNAGVGGAIQDDGVVRTDAGIMTDEREVGAACSMPGVRDAATVARTVMTETPHVLVADDHAVSLAEGFGVETEADLTTERTRERWADLSPPDEGDTDERLAWVREQFGGSDTVGAVAVEDGKIAAATSTGGRWCALAGRVGDVPQVGSGFYATPAGGASATGAGEDIARMTLSRLAVERLEAGDSPETAAEHAIDELAVETDGGAGIIVLDDEGRVGSAYNTDAMQTSTAEQS
- the icd gene encoding isocitrate dehydrogenase (NADP(+)), translating into MSYDRVEVPDAGERIEAAGSDEFDVPDEPIIPFIHGDGIGRDVAPAAQRVLGAAAEATGREIHWMRLYAGEAARERYDENLPEDTLKALREFNVGIKGPLTTPVGAGFRSLNVALRKRLDLYTNVRPTFHIDGVPSPVSDPGAMDMVNFRENTEDVYAGIEWEAGTDEVEQVREFVEDEMDFDESIHEGAVGIGVKPITEFGTKRLVRKAIDYALDHDRDSVTLVHKGNIMKFTEGAFRDWGYEVAEEEYGDEVITEDTLWEDEDGDAPEDTLVVNDRIADNMLQQILTRTSDYDVLAMPNLNGDYLSDSAGAQIGGLGIAPGANIGDGRMVAEPVHGSAPKHAGKDKANPTALILSGRILFQEIGWNDAAQKIYDAVEATISSKQVTYDIHRQIEGGEKLATSEFADVIVDNIE
- a CDS encoding proline dehydrogenase family protein, translating into MIPPIASRFVAGETPAELLEHVSQLEEKGVRTICNRLGEHYEQPEPAREDRDAYCDLLADIDNAGLGACISVKPSQIGLGIGEETFRENLGAIVDRAATHGKFVWIDMEDHPTTDATLDAYADHATEYERVGVCVQANLKRTPEDLRRLADLPGKVRLVKGAYDEPAAIAHRKKSGVNEAYRDCLDLMFEEFDGGIAVGSHDPAMIEHATRRHEELGTDFEIQMLMGVREEAQIELAEEYDVWQYAPYGGKWLSYFYRRTMERKENLTFALRAIVGR
- a CDS encoding DUF502 domain-containing protein; amino-acid sequence: MASWKRDATSGLIVLVPVIVTLYVIAFIYNAIATLPFIESIQPGWVRVPLTLILFALLVFAIGYLMRTATGPLVEGAIDDVMNSLPGLRVVYNASKMAVETAVTGTGDLQAPVKLETWNGMRMTAFKTGKRTEDGRDVLFLPTAPNITTGFVIEVEPDEYTETDERVEDALTRVLSAGFGETGEDIGVSINVTEEPAKTDD
- the pyrE gene encoding orotate phosphoribosyltransferase, yielding MTDRDLIDALQRADAVEFGEFELSHGGTSEYYVDKYRFETDPHCLSTIAAAFAERLDESKLAGVALGAVPLVAATSVETDTPYVIVRKEQKEYGTGNRIEGELAGGESVVVLEDIATTGKSALSAVRALREAGASVDQVLVVVDREEGARETLAEADVDLTSLVTASALLDDA
- a CDS encoding arylsulfotransferase family protein; the encoded protein is MTSTVPNETVVFELDPDSRERVWTERFDAEDTHDVDLINGDQLLVANMREYNGSSGVSNDRLFVYDRGTDEVIWEWRFREHYPNSTDGGFSEDWSHVNDVDKIGDGKYLASPRNFDQTIVIDRSTGNITMRLGQDGELGTLFEQHNPDYLESENGTPTILVADSENDRIVEYARVDSPGNDTGWKRTWELSGGFNWPRDADRLPNGNTLVTDSLNHRVVEVTPTGEVVWEYSAPWAPYDAERLSAAETGRADGANRTAATNATNASIGGSHGPTMGDQNVTGSYELSGGATGEPADGERFSTWVASVAAGTPVAEEIGSIAERYAHVTPFFRPVWLSSWAFAALLGAVLVALPWTLGEGLYHRERIRRTVARARSRLLQ